From the genome of Geobacter sp. SVR, one region includes:
- a CDS encoding efflux RND transporter periplasmic adaptor subunit produces the protein MHCRKKTIVKEAAAVAVFLLSFFCCAGCKREKPQPPLPPKVSVSQPLQRKVTYYLELTGNTQAINTVQLVARVQGYLDKVFFHDGQMVKKGQLLFLIQQNTYQDALRQAEGQVLTQQAQLKYAQSQFLRYSNLLTANAAAQSDVDNWQYQRDSAEANLKTASANAATAKLNLGYTRVVSPFTGRIDRRLQDPGNVVGSSSSNTNLAQISQVDPIYVYFNVSDSDLARLTKSADWKPGKGDVGKWPVSAGMTGEEGYPHSGRLDFASISVTPTTGTLLMRGTFPNAAGKIMPGLYARVRVPVETRMAQLVPATAVGSDQQGSYVLVVNAQNTVERRTVKTGPLEEDSLRVIEEGLSGNERIVVSALLKAHPGSRVTPEQENPAPKGVR, from the coding sequence ATGCATTGCAGGAAGAAAACAATAGTGAAGGAAGCCGCAGCCGTTGCCGTTTTCCTCCTCTCATTCTTTTGCTGTGCCGGCTGCAAGCGGGAAAAGCCCCAGCCTCCTCTTCCCCCGAAAGTGTCAGTCAGCCAGCCGCTGCAGCGTAAGGTTACGTACTATCTGGAACTGACGGGAAACACCCAGGCCATCAACACGGTACAACTGGTGGCCAGGGTCCAGGGATATCTGGACAAGGTCTTTTTCCACGATGGTCAAATGGTGAAAAAAGGACAGCTCCTTTTTCTGATCCAGCAGAATACGTACCAGGACGCTCTGCGGCAGGCGGAGGGGCAGGTTTTAACGCAGCAGGCCCAGCTTAAATATGCCCAAAGTCAATTCCTCCGCTACTCGAATCTCTTGACTGCCAACGCTGCCGCGCAATCCGACGTGGATAACTGGCAGTACCAGCGTGATTCCGCCGAGGCCAATCTGAAGACCGCATCAGCGAACGCGGCGACGGCAAAGCTCAACCTGGGCTACACGCGGGTCGTTTCCCCCTTTACCGGCAGGATAGACCGAAGACTTCAGGACCCCGGGAATGTGGTGGGTTCTTCGTCATCCAACACGAATCTCGCCCAGATCAGCCAGGTGGACCCTATCTACGTGTACTTCAACGTGAGCGATAGCGACCTTGCCCGTCTGACGAAAAGCGCCGACTGGAAGCCGGGGAAAGGGGACGTCGGCAAGTGGCCGGTATCTGCCGGCATGACCGGCGAAGAAGGTTATCCACACAGCGGCCGGCTGGACTTTGCGTCGATCAGCGTTACTCCCACAACGGGGACTCTGCTGATGAGAGGCACCTTCCCGAACGCTGCCGGGAAAATCATGCCGGGCTTGTACGCACGGGTGCGCGTGCCCGTTGAAACCAGGATGGCACAGCTCGTGCCGGCCACGGCGGTCGGCAGCGACCAGCAAGGCTCGTATGTACTCGTGGTCAACGCCCAGAATACCGTCGAACGCCGCACGGTTAAAACGGGTCCTCTGGAAGAAGACAGTCTGCGCGTCATTGAAGAAGGTCTGTCAGGAAATGAACGGATCGTCGTCAGCGCCTTGTTGAAAGCCCATCCGGGCAGCCGGGTCACTCCGGAACAGGAGAATCCGGCGCCGAAAGGGGTCCGATGA
- a CDS encoding efflux transporter outer membrane subunit has protein sequence MHLRPITAPHSFLSVLMAVLTLTLSGCMVGPDYRRPDVEVSPTWTEAGDTRVKSETGEYRTWWQAFNDPVLNQLIGRAYDGNLSLKVAGVRVIEARAQLGIAAGNFYPQTQQINGSLQHIRTSQSGVQAFPPFEFSLAQIAASASWELDFWGKFRRGIESASAAWLATAADYDNALVSLTADVATSYINVRTLEKRIEIARQNVETGRESLKIAETRFRFGVVSQLDVEQAKAALSDTMATIPALDAQLKQQRNALCVLLGMAPNDLADMIKGNQGIPVSPREVSVGIPADLLRRRPDIRSAEYQAVAQSAQIGVAKADLYPALSLVGNFGFSASTIGESSLGDIFRWSSRTYQIGPSLQWNIFNYGQIRNNVRLQDARLQELLLVYQNTVLKAQQDVEDNLAAFLRAQEQAAFLAQSAEAAKNSMNLAVKQYVAGVRDFTAVLIAQQSLLNEQDRLAATLGNISINLVGVYRALGGGWEFREGKELVAPAVTVEMEKRTDWGSLLAPASYNPAAGKKPESSPTSPDW, from the coding sequence ATGCACCTTCGCCCTATTACCGCACCGCACTCGTTCCTTTCTGTTCTTATGGCGGTCCTTACCTTGACGCTGTCCGGCTGTATGGTCGGTCCCGACTATCGACGCCCCGATGTCGAGGTCTCTCCGACCTGGACGGAAGCGGGAGATACAAGGGTCAAGAGCGAGACCGGGGAGTACCGCACCTGGTGGCAGGCCTTCAATGACCCGGTCCTGAATCAACTCATTGGTCGGGCTTACGACGGAAACCTGTCCCTCAAGGTTGCCGGCGTGAGAGTGATCGAAGCGCGAGCCCAGCTTGGGATCGCTGCCGGTAATTTTTACCCCCAGACCCAGCAGATCAACGGTTCTCTGCAGCATATCAGAACGAGTCAATCCGGAGTGCAAGCCTTTCCCCCCTTCGAATTCTCTCTCGCCCAAATTGCGGCAAGCGCCAGTTGGGAACTGGATTTCTGGGGGAAGTTCAGACGCGGCATCGAGTCGGCCAGCGCCGCCTGGCTTGCAACGGCTGCTGATTACGACAACGCCCTGGTCAGCCTCACCGCTGATGTAGCCACTTCCTACATCAATGTCAGGACCCTGGAAAAGCGGATCGAGATTGCACGCCAGAATGTAGAAACCGGTCGGGAAAGTCTGAAGATCGCTGAAACACGATTTCGCTTCGGTGTTGTTTCGCAACTGGATGTGGAGCAGGCCAAAGCGGCACTCAGCGATACCATGGCCACCATTCCTGCGCTTGATGCCCAGTTAAAGCAGCAGAGAAATGCCCTGTGCGTATTGCTGGGCATGGCGCCGAACGATCTGGCGGATATGATCAAGGGGAACCAAGGGATACCGGTTTCCCCCCGTGAGGTGAGTGTCGGGATTCCCGCCGACCTGCTCCGCCGCCGTCCCGATATCCGCAGCGCAGAATATCAGGCAGTTGCGCAATCGGCTCAGATCGGCGTCGCCAAAGCGGATCTTTATCCCGCCCTGTCTTTGGTCGGAAATTTCGGATTTTCTGCCAGCACTATCGGAGAGTCAAGCCTGGGCGATATCTTTCGGTGGAGCAGCCGCACCTATCAGATCGGTCCCTCGCTCCAATGGAACATCTTCAATTACGGCCAGATCAGAAACAATGTGCGGTTGCAGGATGCAAGGCTGCAAGAGCTGCTCCTTGTCTATCAAAATACGGTACTGAAGGCACAGCAGGACGTGGAGGACAATCTGGCCGCGTTCCTCAGGGCTCAGGAACAGGCCGCCTTTCTGGCTCAAAGTGCCGAAGCGGCCAAGAACTCGATGAACCTGGCGGTGAAGCAATATGTGGCAGGGGTCAGGGATTTCACCGCCGTTCTTATTGCCCAGCAGTCTCTCTTGAATGAGCAGGACCGCTTGGCCGCCACCCTGGGGAACATATCCATCAACCTGGTGGGGGTTTACCGGGCGCTTGGCGGCGGATGGGAGTTCCGGGAAGGGAAAGAATTGGTTGCACCCGCCGTAACAGTGGAAATGGAAAAGCGTACCGATTGGGGCAGCCTGCTTGCTCCGGCATCGTATAATCCGGCTGCCGGGAAGAAACCCGAATCCTCCCCCACATCACCCGACTGGTAA
- a CDS encoding putative zinc-binding protein, translated as MNFKDCCKPRTTAEENGEYEEIRIAKAKNNCHLCDDYADRQKEKPVAVMCCEGACLRGEIARQTANILCHSLVPEKTVRVCLGGAFTKDSGQRDLVRKAGRLLSLEGCHVNCASRMMAGVIEGLEPELVITDRLFDFDRSLFGIDDMPPEKIRAHAMTVARTIAATL; from the coding sequence ATGAATTTCAAAGACTGTTGCAAACCCAGAACTACAGCAGAAGAGAACGGCGAGTACGAAGAAATCCGTATAGCCAAGGCAAAAAACAATTGCCATCTCTGTGACGATTATGCCGATCGCCAAAAAGAGAAGCCGGTGGCAGTGATGTGTTGCGAAGGGGCGTGTCTTCGCGGAGAGATTGCGCGGCAAACAGCAAATATCCTGTGCCATTCGCTGGTGCCGGAAAAGACCGTCAGAGTCTGCCTGGGGGGAGCGTTTACCAAAGACTCCGGCCAGCGCGACCTGGTCCGCAAGGCGGGGCGGCTCCTGTCGTTGGAGGGCTGTCACGTCAACTGCGCCTCGCGGATGATGGCGGGAGTCATTGAAGGGCTGGAACCGGAGCTGGTGATTACCGACAGGTTGTTCGACTTTGACCGGAGCCTGTTCGGCATCGATGATATGCCGCCGGAGAAGATCCGGGCGCATGCCATGACCGTAGCCCGCACGATTGCGGCAACGCTTTAA
- a CDS encoding sigma-70 family RNA polymerase sigma factor, with protein MTFDEIYCMFQPKIYRYLTNLTSEADAADLTQTVFLKVSQAFGDFRGEASLSTWIYRIATNTAHDHAASSTVKQNRLEKMADDASVDEHPDLDSAGTDHEYIRREMNACIRGVVEQLPENYRTVLLLSDFEELSNAEIASVLQISIDTVKIRLHRGRTALKKALECQCTFYHDERSNLMCDRKSE; from the coding sequence GTGACTTTTGATGAGATTTACTGCATGTTCCAGCCCAAAATATATCGGTACCTCACCAACCTCACCAGCGAGGCAGATGCTGCCGACCTGACCCAGACGGTCTTCCTGAAGGTCAGTCAGGCGTTCGGCGACTTCCGGGGTGAGGCGTCCCTTTCCACCTGGATCTACCGAATCGCAACCAACACCGCCCATGACCATGCCGCTTCATCAACCGTGAAACAGAACCGGCTCGAAAAAATGGCTGATGATGCATCGGTAGATGAACACCCGGATTTGGATTCTGCAGGCACGGATCACGAGTATATTCGCAGGGAGATGAATGCCTGCATCCGCGGTGTTGTGGAGCAACTGCCCGAGAATTACCGGACGGTATTGCTCCTTAGTGATTTTGAAGAGCTTTCCAACGCTGAGATAGCTTCAGTTCTGCAGATCAGCATCGACACCGTCAAGATCAGACTTCATCGAGGACGTACCGCTCTGAAGAAAGCCTTGGAGTGCCAGTGCACCTTCTACCATGATGAGCGCAGCAACCTGATGTGCGATCGCAAATCAGAATAA
- a CDS encoding metalloregulator ArsR/SmtB family transcription factor: MKRHAQIFKALADPIRLRIILLLEAEGELCVCDLMAVLKLPQSTVSRHLAYLKRSCWVDTRRQGVWMYYQLSHESCEVCREVLDILRRHASGLPESAADRTALTAILKNKPSTCP, from the coding sequence ATGAAACGCCACGCCCAGATATTCAAGGCCCTGGCAGATCCGATTCGACTGCGCATTATCCTTCTTCTGGAAGCCGAAGGAGAGTTGTGCGTCTGCGACCTGATGGCCGTCTTGAAACTTCCACAGTCCACTGTGTCGAGGCATTTGGCCTACCTCAAACGCAGCTGCTGGGTCGACACCCGCCGCCAGGGAGTCTGGATGTATTACCAGTTGAGCCATGAGAGCTGCGAGGTGTGCCGTGAAGTACTCGACATTCTCCGCAGACACGCGTCCGGCCTTCCTGAGTCAGCCGCTGATCGTACCGCCTTGACCGCCATCCTGAAGAACAAGCCGAGCACTTGCCCCTAA
- a CDS encoding arsenate reductase ArsC — MKSRVLFLCTHNSCRSQMAEGLVNHYLGDRFEAFSAGTEATRVNPLAIQVLAELGIDISGHSSKTIDEFAGQSFDHVITLCGSANEQCPLFFGGTQRVHIGFDDPSRLPGSAEEVLPEFRRVRDQILHRISTCLTGAQI, encoded by the coding sequence ATGAAATCACGCGTACTCTTTCTCTGTACCCACAACTCATGCCGCTCCCAGATGGCCGAAGGACTCGTGAACCATTACCTCGGCGACCGCTTCGAGGCTTTTTCAGCCGGCACGGAAGCCACCAGGGTCAATCCTCTGGCCATTCAGGTTCTGGCCGAGCTCGGCATTGACATCTCCGGACATAGCTCCAAGACCATTGATGAATTTGCCGGCCAAAGCTTTGACCACGTCATCACGCTCTGCGGCTCGGCCAACGAGCAATGCCCACTTTTCTTCGGGGGTACGCAACGGGTCCATATCGGATTTGATGATCCCTCACGGCTGCCAGGCAGTGCTGAAGAGGTCCTGCCCGAGTTTCGCCGGGTACGGGACCAAATTCTTCACAGAATCAGCACCTGTCTGACAGGAGCACAAATATGA